A stretch of the Planctomycetota bacterium genome encodes the following:
- the dcm gene encoding DNA (cytosine-5-)-methyltransferase — protein MDGRQRTLPFRRPRSAAGPRFAEFFAGIGLVRLGLEAAGWSLAYANDIDAGKLAMYDAHFGDADEHFHLGDVHAIDGSTLPDIELAMASFPCTDLSLAGGRLGFGGPQSSAFWGFINALKGMGERRPPLVMLENVVGFLTSHGGNDFAEAIAALNELGYSADVFTLDAKWFVPQSRPRLFVIGSTIDDPTATSTPSESRIRPKLVTDFVESHPDLRWGFRDLPEPPLRSEKSLADILENLDPRDARWWSGERAEYLYNQFSDRHREIADAMIRKRKWSYGTVFRRVRMQPDGEKRSMGELRTDGVAGCLRTPKGGSGRQILFKAGYGRYAARLLSPRECARLMGADDFVIETGDNPAFFGFGDAVCVPAITWIGEQYLNPILPGRSGRRAKAAMA, from the coding sequence ATGGATGGCCGCCAACGCACACTCCCGTTCCGCCGGCCGCGTTCGGCAGCCGGCCCACGCTTCGCGGAGTTCTTCGCGGGCATTGGCTTGGTCCGCCTGGGACTGGAAGCCGCGGGCTGGTCGCTGGCATACGCCAACGACATCGACGCGGGCAAGCTGGCGATGTACGACGCTCACTTCGGCGATGCGGACGAGCACTTCCATCTCGGAGACGTGCACGCTATCGACGGCTCGACGCTGCCGGACATCGAACTCGCTATGGCCTCGTTCCCGTGCACGGACCTGTCGCTGGCCGGTGGGCGGCTGGGCTTCGGCGGGCCGCAGTCCTCGGCGTTCTGGGGTTTCATCAACGCGCTCAAGGGCATGGGCGAGCGCCGGCCGCCGCTGGTGATGCTGGAGAACGTGGTCGGCTTCCTCACTTCGCACGGTGGCAACGACTTCGCCGAGGCCATCGCGGCGCTCAACGAGTTGGGATACTCGGCCGACGTGTTCACGCTGGACGCGAAGTGGTTCGTGCCGCAGAGCCGGCCACGATTGTTCGTCATCGGCTCGACCATCGACGATCCAACGGCCACAAGCACGCCCTCTGAGTCGCGCATACGCCCGAAGCTCGTCACCGACTTCGTCGAGTCGCACCCTGATTTACGATGGGGCTTCCGCGATCTGCCCGAGCCGCCGCTGCGATCCGAGAAGTCGCTCGCGGACATCTTGGAGAACCTTGACCCGCGCGACGCCCGGTGGTGGAGCGGCGAGCGAGCTGAGTACCTTTACAACCAGTTCTCCGATCGCCATCGCGAGATCGCCGACGCGATGATTCGCAAGCGAAAGTGGTCCTACGGCACGGTGTTCCGCCGCGTGCGCATGCAGCCCGACGGCGAGAAACGGTCGATGGGCGAGCTGCGCACCGACGGCGTAGCTGGTTGCCTGCGCACGCCCAAGGGCGGCAGCGGGCGCCAGATCCTCTTCAAGGCTGGCTACGGCCGCTACGCCGCGCGCCTGCTCAGCCCCCGCGAGTGCGCCCGCTTGATGGGCGCTGACGACTTTGTGATCGAGACCGGTGACAACCCGGCGTTCTTCGGCTTCGGCGACGCTGTGTGCGTGCCAGCGATCACGTGGATCGGGGAGCAGTATCTGAATCCGATACTGCCGGGGCGATCAGGGCGGCGGGCGAAGGCGGCGATGGCATGA
- a CDS encoding very short patch repair endonuclease has product MALSRSQVMARVRASDTRPERVVRSIVHNLGYRFRLDGRHRGQKLPGKPDLVLARLRAAIFVHGCFWHQHDCPRGDRRPATNAEYWNAKLQRNIERDARVQRKLRSARWRVLVVWECELKDADKLRRRIRAFLQRSERAVASP; this is encoded by the coding sequence ATGGCGCTTTCACGCAGCCAAGTCATGGCCCGCGTGCGTGCCTCAGATACAAGGCCAGAGCGAGTCGTACGCTCGATTGTGCACAATCTCGGCTACCGCTTCCGACTCGACGGACGGCACCGAGGCCAGAAGCTACCCGGCAAACCCGACCTCGTCCTGGCCCGCCTGCGCGCCGCCATCTTCGTCCATGGCTGCTTTTGGCACCAGCACGACTGCCCCCGTGGCGATCGGCGGCCTGCGACGAACGCAGAATACTGGAACGCTAAATTACAACGCAACATCGAGCGCGATGCTCGGGTGCAACGTAAACTGCGATCGGCGCGCTGGCGCGTGCTCGTCGTGTGGGAGTGCGAGCTCAAGGACGCCGACAAACTGAGGCGGCGAATCCGGGCGTTCCTTCAAAGGTCCGAGCGTGCGGTGGCATCGCCATAG
- a CDS encoding DUF4928 family protein: protein MTQTDLRGLLLLIDQKMKQAERLVPARLQAALALLERLRSEASLDLGRHLTKSGHSIKSQETLAQKALERFDLPLVNKTSGRRSSNLHDWAPDVLAWLDSIGFEQASSARQTEILEASQQVLAERIRQVLEVDPLKLRVEDRTAEFAISDVLDQAAQRGKVGDVAQYLVGAKLHLRFPERAADILVSSAFQGNRRSHTDAEARLGDFEFSDCIFEVASGRPDEAHLDQVATALAESRRQFWLLVRSQRLSAWRQELIAFDVDLRRVVVASIEQFVGQNLSELGECSSAGTREQIENLIQIYHESWVGPLAATGIDIEIV from the coding sequence ATGACCCAGACTGATTTGCGCGGCTTGCTCCTTCTCATTGACCAAAAGATGAAGCAGGCCGAACGTCTTGTACCGGCCCGTTTACAAGCAGCGTTGGCGCTTCTCGAACGCTTGCGTAGCGAGGCATCGCTTGATCTTGGCCGACATCTGACGAAGTCGGGGCATTCAATCAAATCGCAAGAGACGCTCGCTCAGAAAGCACTTGAGAGATTCGACTTGCCCTTGGTGAACAAGACTTCGGGGAGGCGCTCGTCAAACCTTCACGACTGGGCCCCGGACGTTTTAGCTTGGCTCGATAGCATTGGGTTCGAGCAAGCATCTTCAGCAAGGCAGACCGAGATACTCGAAGCGTCCCAGCAGGTGCTTGCCGAGCGAATTCGCCAAGTGCTTGAGGTCGATCCGCTCAAGCTGCGAGTGGAAGATCGCACGGCTGAATTCGCAATCAGCGACGTACTTGATCAGGCTGCGCAACGCGGAAAAGTGGGCGATGTTGCTCAGTATTTGGTTGGAGCAAAACTTCACCTGCGCTTTCCAGAACGAGCCGCAGACATTCTTGTTTCGAGCGCATTTCAAGGCAATCGACGATCGCACACCGATGCGGAAGCTCGCCTAGGGGACTTTGAGTTTTCTGACTGCATCTTCGAGGTGGCTTCTGGAAGGCCAGATGAGGCGCATCTTGACCAAGTCGCTACGGCACTTGCTGAATCAAGGCGGCAGTTCTGGTTGCTCGTTCGTTCACAACGATTGAGCGCCTGGCGGCAGGAGTTGATCGCTTTTGACGTCGATCTGCGTCGCGTTGTTGTCGCTTCAATCGAGCAGTTCGTCGGCCAAAATCTGTCAGAACTGGGCGAGTGTTCATCCGCGGGTACCCGAGAGCAGATTGAGAATCTGATCCAGATTTATCACGAGTCTTGGGTCGGGCCACTAGCGGCGACAGGAATCGACATCGAGATTGTGTAA
- a CDS encoding GNAT family N-acetyltransferase, with amino-acid sequence MRRDEQSTQKRGIVLGIEYRELGPADAPLLLAAPPELFDNPIDPEQCDAFLADGRHHIIVALDVGVPVGFATANGYLHPDKPPQAWINELSTLEAHRNRGIGAELVRRMLALLRDRGYAEAWLATEHDNAPARAVYKRVLAERAAHAGATEDEAVVVYVFPLG; translated from the coding sequence ATGCGCCGCGACGAACAGTCGACGCAGAAGCGAGGGATCGTCCTGGGCATCGAGTATCGCGAACTTGGCCCAGCCGACGCACCGCTGCTGCTCGCCGCGCCGCCGGAGCTGTTCGACAACCCGATCGACCCCGAGCAGTGCGACGCGTTCCTCGCCGATGGGCGGCACCACATCATCGTGGCGCTCGACGTCGGCGTGCCCGTCGGCTTCGCGACCGCCAACGGCTACCTGCACCCCGACAAGCCGCCGCAGGCGTGGATCAACGAGCTATCGACGCTGGAGGCCCACCGCAACCGCGGCATCGGCGCCGAGCTGGTCCGCCGGATGCTGGCGCTGCTGCGCGACCGCGGCTACGCCGAGGCCTGGCTCGCCACCGAGCACGACAACGCCCCCGCCCGCGCGGTCTACAAGCGGGTGCTGGCCGAGCGGGCGGCGCACGCCGGCGCGACCGAGGACGAGGCGGTGGTCGTGTACGTGTTCCCGCTTGGGTGA